A genomic segment from Fusarium fujikuroi IMI 58289 draft genome, chromosome FFUJ_chr04 encodes:
- a CDS encoding related to laccase precursor: MMFNILAVLPLLALAAAKCKVHDQTFTPDYVLEATLEDIKVNCKSRQSVVFNGTFPGPTLHLKEEQTVWIRVYNRVPDQNLTVHWHGISQRAAPFSDGTPLVSQWPIPANNFFDYEVRPQRGDAGTYFYHSHVGLQSLTAHGVLIVKDADKPEYKYDGDLALIVADNYDASDETIEAGLLGDPFKWSGEPQAITINGNSGNQSFDTASDISCTPHVIQVDPGKTYRMRFIGATALSMIKLGIDGHDKLTVIEADGSYTKPAKVDHVQVSSGQRFSYLLKTRPAKDVCRGDDSQFWVRYESRDRPKQISGYAILRYKCPKGPKLPRTLPPSSPVVLPNKTYDYLEYKLEGLSEYNNKAFPRLSEVTRTVTIQINQVLTTGQYENGTLNGTVAWAQNGLPWKESVQADRNQVPYLIQVYETGQTPNYTLALEHGGFDPNTKAFPAKVGEVLDIVWQNNNGPTGGWDFHPMHVHGYHVYDLGSGNGTYNAHENEKHFKNFTPVLRDSTNLYRYAVKGVPHHTAGWRAWRIKITEENIGAWMMHCHILQHQVMGMATVWVFGDAQEIKGKFPALPYSQGYLNYGGSAYGTGAKPPVVNHYYSDDD; this comes from the exons ATGATGTTCAATATTCTCGCTGTGTTGCCATTGTTGGCTTTGGCAGCTGCCAAATGCAAGGTGCACGACCAGACGTTTACGCCGGATTATGTGCTTGAGGCTACGCTAGAGGACATCAAAGTCAATTGCAAATCTCGTCAATCGGTCGTTTTCAACGGGACCTTTCCTGGACCTACGCTGCAcctcaaagaagagcaaaCAGTCTGGATCCGTGTCTACAATCGCGTTCCAGACCAGAACCTCACTGTC CACTGGCATGGAATAAGCCAACGAGCCGCACCCTTTTCCGACGGTACTCCTCTCGTCAGCCAATGGCCCATTCCCGCGAATAACTTCTTCGATTATGAAGTTCGGCCTCAGCGTGGAGATGCGGGAACGTACTTTTATCACTCGCACGTTGGACTCCAGAGCTTGACGGCGCATGGAGTGCTGATCGTCAAGGATGCCGATAAACCCGAATACAAGTACGATGGAGATCTCGCGCTTATTGTCGCTGATAACTACGATGCGTCAGATGAGACAATTGAGGCAGGACTCCTTGGAGATCCGTTCAAGTGGTCTGGTGAACCTCAAGCGATTACCATCAATGGCAACTCCGGAAATCAGAGTTTCGATACTGCTTCTGACATTAGCTGCACGCCTCATGTCATCCAAGTCGATCCTGGTAAAACGTATCGCATGCGATTTATTGGCGCAACTGCTTTGTCAATGATCAAGCTTGGAATTGATGGTCACGACAAGCTGACTGTCATTGAAGCTGATGGTTCATACACCAAGCCCGCCAAGGTGGATCATGTCCAAGTTTCATCCGGTCAACGCTTCAGCTATCTCCTCAAGACAAGGCCTGCAAAGGATGTTTGCCGTGGAGATGATTCGCAGTTTTGGGTTCGATATGAAAGCCGTGATCGACCGAAGCAGATCAGCGGTTACGCTATCCTGAGGTACAAATGTCCCAAGGGACCAAAGCTACCAAGAACTCTGCCACCCTCATCACCTGTCGTCTTGCCGAACAAGACTTACGACTACCTCGAGTACAAGCTCGAGGGGCTTTCGGAGTATAACAACAAGGCATTCCCTCGTTTGAGCGAGGTTACCAGGACAGTGACCATTCAGATCAATCAGGTCCTGACCACTGGACAGTATGAGAATGGAACATTGAACGGCACAGTTGCCTGGGC TCAAAACGGTCTCCCATGGAAGGAGAGTGTCCAGGCAGACCGCAACCAAGTTCCGTATCTCATCCAAGTCTACGAAACTGGCCAGACACCCAACTACACCCTTGCACTAGAGCACGGCGGTTTTGACCCCAACACAAAAGCCTTCCCAGCCAAGGTCGGCGAAGTTTTGGATATTGTATGGCAGAACAACAATGGCCCTACAGGTGGCTGGGACTTTCACCCTATGCATGTGCACGGCTACCATGTCTATGACCTGGGCTCAGGAAATGGCACTTATAACGCGCATGAGAACGAGAAGCACTTCAAGAACTTCACGCCTGTTCTTCGAGACTCGACTAATCTGTATCGCTATGCCGTCAAGGGCGTACCCCACCATACAGCTGGTTGGAGAGCATGGAGAATCAAGATCACCGAAGAGAATATTGGAGCTTGGATGATGCATTGCCAtattcttcagcatcaggtCATGGGTATGGCGACAGTTTGGGTGTTTGGCGATGCACAGGAGATCAAGGGCAAGTTCCCTGCTCTGCCTTACT
- a CDS encoding related to monocarboxylate transporter (reviewed:yes 1), protein MATNTIAQSVTTSSMNPSRQGDAMEMSSLSQSPFNTDENTARNEEEPPEHATSAIPDGGYGWTIVASCFILLFWINGYTTAWGVLQAAIVQSPRLHTNIRTITFVGSLYMACMVAFGLISVRLSREYGIRITSVVATIFFGSGLIITSFTLEHLAGLFCIAGLLVGLSTSLLYTATNTMPTQWFSRRLGTANGIVKAGGGVGATVLPLATQAMIDKVGLQWTFRILGASILVTGIPCAFLLTELRRGGATSRFDWSQLKSMPFLTLTMSGAVGVFALFVPPFFLPVFARSIGLSASTGAGLVAGFGASTAVGRLFGGWICDRMGAFNSLALAALINSVSMLAIWPVSSSLPPLFAFAIINGCANGSFFVALPTAVAALAPGSAAASISLMTSFWTPGYLMGAPLAGILIDAAGASEASSIEPYRAAIFYAAGVGSAATFLIVVSRLILSKKLIKRL, encoded by the coding sequence ATGGCCACAAACACAATCGCACAGTCCGTCACGACATCCAGCATGAATCCGTCACGCCAAGGCGATGCTATGGAGATGTCTTCTTTGAGCCAGAGTCCATTCAATACCGATGAAAATACCGCAcgaaatgaagaagagccaccAGAACACGCTACAAGTGCAATTCCTGATGGTGGATATGGCTGGACAATTGTCGCATCATGCTTCATTCTACTCTTTTGGATAAACGGATACACTACAGCCTGGGGAGTCTTGCAAGCTGCCATTGTTCAATCACCTCGACTTCATACTAATATTCGAACCATCACCTTTGTTGGGAGTCTGTATATGGCCTGTATGGTCGCTTTTGGCTTGATATCAGTCAGGCTGTCAAGAGAGTATGGCATAAGAATCACCAGTGTCGTGGCGACAATCTTCTTCGGGTCTGGTCTGATCATCACGAGTTTCACCCTTGAGCACCTGGCCGGGCTTTTCTGCATTGCTGGACTACTCGTCGGGTTGTCAACATCGCTGCTCTACACTGCGACGAACACCATGCCCACTCAGTGGTTCAGCCGTAGACTCGGCACAGCCAATGGAATAGTCAAGGCGGgaggtggtgttggtgcaaCTGTTCTTCCTCTGGCGACGCAAGCCATGATCGATAAGGTTGGCCTTCAGTGGACATTTCGAATTCTCGGTGCTTCGATTCTCGTGACAGGAATCCCTTGTGCGTTTCTTCTCACAGAGCTCAGGCGTGGTGGAGCAACATCGAGATTCGACTGGTCACAGTTGAAGAGCATGCCATTTCTGACTCTCACCATGTCAGGTGCAGTCGGAGTCTTCGCTCTCTTCGTGCCACCATTCTTCTTACCAGTATTCGCGAGGTCGATAGGACTTTCAGCGTCAACAGGTGCTGGGCTTGTCGCGGGTTTCGGCGCATCCACAGCCGTCGGACGTCTCTTCGGCGGCTGGATCTGCGATCGCATGGGTGCTTTCAACTCTTTGGCCCTTGCAGCTCTGATCAACAGCGTATCAATGCTAGCAATCTGGCCCGTCAGTTCATCGCTCCCTCCACTCTTCGCCTTCGCAATCATCAACGGATGTGCGAACGGGAGCTTCTTTGTTGCACTGCCGACAGCTGTAGCTGCACTTGCGCCTGGATCAGCTGCCGCTTCTATCAGTCTCATGACGTCGTTCTGGACACCGGGATACTTGATGGGAGCGCCTTTGGCGGGGATCCTGATCGATGCTGCCGGTGCGTCTGAGGCTTCGTCGATTGAGCCGTATAGAGCGGCCATCTTTTATGCGGCTGGTGTTGGGTCTGCTGCAACATTTCTGATTGTCGTATCAAGGCTTATATTGAGTAAGAAGTTGATCAAGAGGTTGTAG